Proteins from a single region of Argopecten irradians isolate NY chromosome 7, Ai_NY, whole genome shotgun sequence:
- the LOC138327064 gene encoding uncharacterized protein, with protein sequence METQKDFYMDDFMQLTTEEKLRRDSPIISLSPYIDSNGVMRVGGRLNRLKDILNQNELNPIIIPGKSHVGMLIVRYYHAATEHQGRHLTEGAVRAAGFWIVGCRRLVNSIIHHCVKFRKLRGQLLYQKMSDLPLARVTPSAPFTFVGLDVFGPWQVTSRKTRGGLAHSKRWAVIFTCLASRAIHIEVVEDMTSSAFINALRRFVSIRGEVQELYSDRGTNFVGSTNDLKIDTINVGDGPVKDYLYRRGITWKFNSPHSSHMGGVWERMIGLSRRILDSLLLEHNNKNLTHEVLTTLMYEVCAILNARPIISVSNDSETPQILSPSVLLTQKTGRVEEPLQELGIRDMYKAQWKHVQVLANSFWSRWQKEYLQSLQGRKKWQSERQNVKTGDIVLLKDKNTPRNDWSVSRVVDTFSGEDNLVRKVKVKVTRDGTTSFYIRPVTDLVLILSE encoded by the coding sequence ATGGAAACTCAAAAGGATTTCTATATGGACGATTTCATGCAACTTACTACGGAAGAAAAACTGAGACGTGACAGTCCCATCATTTCGCTTTCACCATACATTGATTCAAACGGTGTCATGAGAGTTGGAGGAAGACTGAACCGACTAAAGGATATTTTGAATCAAAATGAACTGAACCCCATTATCATTCCTGGTAAAAGCCACGTGGGCATGCTCATTGTTCGATACTACCATGCAGCCACCGAACACCAAGGTCGACATCTTACGGAGGGCGCTGTGCGTGCAGCCGGATTTTGGATCGTCGGATGTCGACGTCTTGTAAACTCGATTATCCACCATTGCGTAAAATTCCGTAAGCTCAGAGGCCAACTTCTGTATCAAAAGATGTCGGACTTACCATTGGCACGTGTCACTCCTTCTGCGCCCTTCACGTTCGTCGGCCTCGATGTCTTCGGCCCCTGGCAAGTCACCTCGAGGAAGACCAGAGGCGGCCTAGCTCATTCCAAACGATGGGCTGTCATCTTTACGTGCCTGGCTTCACGTGCAATCCACATCGAAGTTGTCGAAGACATGACCTCATCGGCCTTTATCAACGCTCTTAGGAGATTTGTTTCTATTCGCGGAGAAGTTCAAGAACTTTACTCGGACCGCGGTACCAACTTCGTCGGAAGCACCAACGACCTCAAGATAGATACAATTAATGTTGGAGACGGCCCAGTGAAGGATTACTTATATCGCAGGGGTATCACCTGGAAGTTTAATTCGCCCCACTCCTCCCACATGGGAGGAGTCTGGGAACGGATGATTGGCCTGTCAAGGCGTATTCTCGACTCCTTGCTGCTGGAGCACAACAACAAGAACCTGACCCACGAAGTACTAACTACGTTAATGTATGAAGTGTGTGCTATTCTCAATGCACGACCTATCATCTCCGTATCAAATGATTCCGAAACTCCTCAGATACTCAGCCCTTCTGTCCTCCTTACGCAGAAAACTGGTAGAGTGGAAGAGCCTCTCCAGGAACTGGGCATTCGCGACATGTATAAGGCCCAATGGAAACATGTCCAGGTCCTAGCCAATTCCTTCTGGTCTCGTTGGCAAAAGGAATACCTACAATCACTACAGGGACGCAAAAAGTGGCAGTCTGAACGCCAAAATGTCAAAACTGGTGACATTGTACTGCTTAAAGACAAAAATACACCTAGGAACGACTGGTCCGTGTCCAGAGTCGTCGACACCTTCAGTGGAGAGGACAACCTTGTCCGAAAggttaaggtcaaggtcaccagggATGGAACCACCTCCTTCTACATCCGCCCAGTTACGGATCTGGTACTGATTCTTAGTGAGTGA
- the LOC138326843 gene encoding uncharacterized protein: MQYTVNQDTLPSPQNSEMYSTSDIKLENLSSFNVNVSNILREISVAAKYLKKARIHSRGSKTQKALDYASKHVDAILRDFGSSFEEVTKRKMYESRNACPEYYVNKMNGYKIKECSHATPLEHIVTFVRLDHGSNIGTDFFKDGYGKNIRMVVGDYGGKVKESSNVLVRPMEAKITEGAALNILMKQVKTEYTLILRNATALDLNARIERLVREIEILNVSAVGGAIRNSDNVWSLGCHQRAFRNYTVVFNEGYDESMHDCQFCDHIDGPFLIKTTLLNQIQFDSDLTPMGLYEDFFMRLNGEVALCADALFDMDFPRRSAETKDWEKFGRKRNLYRLKFSFGLTINFGCNYDYPCKRQKGFIRSPCCIQELADLSYGFMNMCEQINASCQLNAGTILGAVKMYNVIPWEADADINYWCNDFQKLKINGLKLASIGIRVGTERNSPCKPGAAPAILGARSKHWHADIWSRDTVEPYEVRAKNRNVTRIPHNGHLLNGMRNPALFARNMYSNIFLHSQHHSEIGFKKIYKFTKCPISNNHDCLDNYYEDGNLQFGDPVP; encoded by the coding sequence ATGCAATATACTGTGAACCAAGATACCTTGCCCAGTCCCCAGAACTCTGAAATGTATAGCACGTCCGACATTAAATTAGAGAATCTTTCATCATTCAACGTCAATGTGTCAAATATTCTTCGAGAGATATCTGTTGCAGCCAAGTATCTTAAAAAGGCAAGAATACATTCAAGAGGATCGAAAACGCAGAAGGCATTGGATTATGCAAGTAAGCATGTGGATGCAATATTGAGAGATTTTGGAAGCTCGTTCGAAGAAGTCACAAAACGGAAAATGTACGAATCGCGAAATGCGTGTCCAGAGTACTATGTCAATAAAATGAACGGTTACAAAATTAAGGAATGCTCTCACGCAACGCCTCTAGAACATATAGTCACTTTTGTTCGACTTGATCATGGTTCAAACATAGGAACAGATTTTTTTAAGGATGGATATGGTAAAAATATCCGCATGGTTGTTGGTGACTACGGTGGGAAGGTAAAGGAATCGAGCAATGTATTGGTAAGACCCATGGAGGCTAAGATCACAGAAGGAGCTGCATTGAATATATTAATGAAGCAGGTGAAAACCGAATATACATTAATCTTAAGAAATGCAACAGCACTGGATTTGAACGCCAGGATTGAGCGACTCGTGCGCGAGATCGAGATTCTTAATGTTAGTGCAGTTGGTGGTGCTATCAGAAACTCGGATAACGTTTGGAGTTTAGGATGTCACCAAAGAGCCTTTAGGAACTATACAGTCGTTTTCAATGAAGGATATGACGAGTCCATGCATGATTGCCAGTTTTGTGATCATATAGACGGACCATTTCTCATTAAAACAACATTGTTAAACCAAATCCAATTTGATAGTGATTTGACACCTATGGGATTATACGAGGACTTCTTTATGAGACTGAATGGAGAAGTTGCCCTCTGTGCTGACGCCTTATTTGATATGGATTTTCCACGCCGTAGTGCGGAGACAAAAGATTGGGAGAAGTTTGGAAGAAAGCGGAATCTTTACCGTTTGAAATTCTCATTCGGTTTGACAATAAATTTTGGATGTAATTATGATTATCCGTGCAAAAGACAAAAAGGGTTCATAAGATCACCATGTTGCATTCAGGAACTAGCAGATTTAAGCTACGGGTTCATGAATATGTGTGAACAAATAAATGCATCTTGTCAACTGAATGCTGGGACAATTCTGGGtgcagtgaaaatgtacaatgtTATACCGTGGGAGGCAGACGCAGACATAAACTACTGGTGCAATGATTTtcagaaattgaaaataaatggaTTAAAGCTTGCTTCAATAGGAATACGAGTCGGAACAGAACGGAATAGTCCCTGTAAACCGGGCGCCGCTCCAGCAATATTAGGTGCAAGATCTAAACACTGGCATGCAGATATATGGTCGCGTGATACAGTGGAACCCTACGAAGTAAgagctaaaaatagaaatgttacAAGAATTCCACACAACGGACATTTATTAAACGGCATGAGAAATCCGGCATTGTTTGCTCgtaatatgtattcaaatatatttttacatagtCAACATCATAGTGAAATAGGATTCAAAAAGATTTACAAATTTACTAAATGTCCGATAAGTAACAACCATGATTGTTTAGATAATTATTATGAAGATGGTAATCTTCAGTTCGGCGATCCTGTGCCATAG